From a single Synergistota bacterium genomic region:
- a CDS encoding FAD binding domain-containing protein — protein sequence MSYSLKAFEYFSPKSLNEVLEILCIEENAVVFAGGTDILIKIKEGIISPKLLLDLKKIDELWLFSFEHDKGLTIGATNTLNEILESHVVKKYFPILIECCLKIGNHELRNKATLVGNICSDFPVADSLFALFLHDAEVEIISKEGRKKVGLSELFNNSGKLNLKKEEIITKVFIPYKGEYHGKYYRSLKRFLVPRASFGIAYIKSKDLTRIAIGNISSKISLFSSPKELKETLQTVYLEEEEFLLIEKVVKELK from the coding sequence ATGAGTTATTCTCTTAAAGCTTTCGAATATTTCTCTCCAAAAAGCCTAAACGAAGTTCTTGAAATTTTATGCATAGAAGAAAATGCTGTCGTTTTTGCAGGAGGAACAGATATCTTAATAAAGATAAAAGAAGGAATTATTTCCCCCAAACTTCTATTAGATTTAAAGAAAATAGATGAACTATGGTTATTCTCCTTCGAACATGATAAAGGACTGACAATAGGAGCTACAAATACTCTAAATGAAATTCTAGAATCCCACGTAGTTAAGAAATATTTCCCAATTTTAATTGAGTGTTGTCTAAAAATAGGAAATCACGAGTTAAGAAATAAAGCTACTTTAGTAGGCAATATATGTAGTGATTTCCCAGTAGCAGATTCCCTATTTGCTCTTTTTCTTCACGACGCTGAAGTTGAAATAATATCTAAAGAAGGCAGAAAGAAAGTTGGTTTAAGTGAGCTTTTTAATAACTCTGGAAAACTAAACTTAAAGAAAGAGGAAATCATCACTAAAGTTTTTATCCCCTATAAAGGAGAGTATCATGGAAAGTACTACAGATCTTTGAAGAGATTCTTAGTACCTCGTGCAAGTTTTGGCATAGCTTATATAAAGTCTAAGGATCTTACAAGGATAGCAATAGGCAACATCAGCTCTAAAATAAGTCTGTTTTCCTCTCCAAAAGAATTAAAGGAGACCTTACAAACAGTATATCTTGAGGAAGAAGAATTCCTTTTAATTGAAAAGGTTGTAAAGGAGCTTAAGTAA
- a CDS encoding 2Fe-2S iron-sulfur cluster-binding protein, with translation MQKVKIKLNGNPYEIEVKPYETLLDILLRLGIISSHKSWCNKGECGNCVVLIDGRPFNSCLVLAPEVNGKDILTITKESNRML, from the coding sequence ATGCAAAAAGTAAAAATAAAACTTAATGGTAATCCCTATGAAATAGAGGTTAAGCCCTACGAAACTTTGCTTGATATTTTGCTTAGACTTGGTATAATATCTAGCCATAAAAGCTGGTGTAACAAAGGAGAATGTGGAAACTGTGTAGTTTTAATTGACGGTAGACCTTTTAACTCTTGTTTGGTTCTTGCTCCAGAAGTTAACGGAAAAGATATACTAACCATTACAAAAGAGTCTAATAGAATGTTATAA
- a CDS encoding purine/pyrimidine permease: protein MKDSTCREMIYYIDEVPPSLESILLGFQHVLTLFGATIAVPLILGGAMGFSSDQMTILIGAVMITAGVATLLQVTIGTRLPIVQSMSFSFIGPILSIIKQTGGGLVSMQYVAGAIISGSLVEILVGWSGLIGKIRRWVTPVVIGPVIIMIGLSLFSVGAPKAGTHWPTALVVILSIFLFSQILSPKYKFFRLFPVLLAIIIGYAFCAFGTFLGVFPKGHPSHVDFSIITQSPWIRPFDKLVFPWGFPKFNLAFFLTILAGYLASMIESFGDYFSCSYMSRASNPTPKVINKGIAIEGLGCLLSGIWGGFATTSYSENIGLIGLTRVASRYVVGIGGMILILLGIFNKFGACIATIPEPVVGAMYCTVFGIIAAIGIQQLTRVDMQSGRNLLVVGFTLFMALSLPAYIEGVPGLYPPKPITLEWAPWLANALNAILSTEMAVAAIVGLLLDNLIPGTDKERGLVDWK from the coding sequence ATGAAAGATTCTACATGTAGAGAAATGATTTATTATATTGATGAAGTTCCTCCATCCTTAGAAAGCATCTTACTGGGCTTTCAACATGTTTTGACTCTTTTTGGAGCTACTATAGCAGTCCCTTTAATCTTAGGAGGAGCTATGGGGTTTAGTTCCGACCAAATGACCATTCTTATAGGAGCAGTTATGATTACAGCCGGAGTTGCTACCTTACTTCAAGTTACGATTGGAACGAGACTTCCTATAGTTCAGAGCATGTCTTTTTCTTTCATAGGACCTATACTATCTATAATCAAACAAACAGGTGGAGGATTAGTTAGCATGCAGTATGTAGCAGGCGCCATAATAAGCGGAAGCTTAGTAGAAATACTTGTGGGGTGGAGCGGTCTTATAGGTAAGATTAGAAGGTGGGTTACTCCTGTTGTTATCGGCCCCGTGATAATAATGATAGGATTATCCCTGTTTAGCGTGGGTGCCCCGAAAGCGGGAACTCACTGGCCAACAGCGTTAGTGGTAATTCTTTCAATATTTCTATTCTCTCAGATATTAAGCCCTAAATATAAGTTTTTTAGGCTATTTCCTGTTCTTTTAGCAATAATAATAGGCTATGCCTTCTGCGCTTTTGGAACCTTCTTAGGAGTATTTCCTAAGGGACATCCATCCCATGTAGATTTCTCCATAATAACTCAATCTCCTTGGATTAGACCTTTCGACAAGTTAGTTTTTCCATGGGGCTTTCCAAAATTCAACTTGGCTTTCTTTCTCACCATACTTGCAGGATACTTGGCTTCAATGATAGAGTCCTTTGGAGATTACTTTTCTTGCTCTTATATGTCAAGAGCCTCCAATCCCACTCCTAAAGTTATAAATAAAGGAATAGCAATCGAAGGTCTTGGATGTCTTCTATCTGGAATATGGGGAGGCTTTGCTACAACTAGTTACTCTGAAAACATAGGCTTAATAGGGTTAACCCGGGTAGCTTCAAGATACGTAGTTGGCATTGGAGGAATGATCCTTATCCTTCTTGGAATATTTAATAAGTTTGGGGCTTGTATTGCAACAATACCAGAGCCTGTTGTAGGAGCTATGTACTGTACAGTTTTTGGGATAATAGCCGCTATAGGAATCCAACAGCTCACAAGGGTTGACATGCAATCTGGCAGAAACCTTCTAGTTGTTGGCTTTACACTGTTTATGGCTTTGAGTTTACCAGCCTATATCGAAGGTGTCCCGGGACTATACCCCCCGAAACCTATAACTTTAGAATGGGCTCCTTGGCTAGCCAACGCTTTGAATGCCATTCTCTCCACAGAAATGGCAGTAGCAGCTATAGTGGGACTACTACTTGATAATCTTATCCCCGGAACAGATAAAGAAAGAGGTCTCGTTGATTGGAAATAA